The following proteins are encoded in a genomic region of Desulfonatronum thiodismutans:
- a CDS encoding STAS domain-containing protein, with translation MADLHHEPMTNWTKVSLSGKITYEATQTMKTQAETILTEMGERPILVCDLGRVTFLDSSGIGFLVFLSNKVRQRDGCFYLYQPNDVVVKTLELVQLLAFFECIENESELVTCLPV, from the coding sequence ATGGCCGACTTGCACCATGAACCAATGACCAACTGGACCAAGGTGTCCTTGTCCGGGAAGATCACCTACGAGGCGACACAAACAATGAAGACCCAGGCCGAGACCATCCTGACGGAGATGGGCGAGCGGCCCATCCTGGTCTGCGATCTCGGTCGCGTCACGTTTCTGGACAGCTCCGGAATCGGATTTCTGGTCTTTCTGAGCAACAAAGTTCGCCAACGGGACGGCTGTTTTTATCTGTATCAACCCAACGACGTGGTCGTAAAAACCCTGGAATTGGTCCAACTCCTGGCTTTTTTCGAGTGTATTGAGAACGAATCCGAACTGGTCACGTGCCTCCCGGTGTAG
- a CDS encoding DUF342 domain-containing protein: MSFVLKHHFDPDFNHLDIKAKARGNERVDHLNRDYVHNVVAGQVLAELVQATDQDVTQHDSRFILDQPIFPVGTNTEVDPQNPKLLLATANGYVYYDPDGRISVKTLLNVRRDVDYATGNISFVGDVVIHGSVRSGFKVKGRNILVKGPVEAAVLEASQSIQVEAGIKGDHRAELKAKNSIKVKFCENALLSAGKNLLVEGACLHCKLLVGNALAVGDRLIGGEAVCRRLVRVGAQLGGGLSTVTTVTLGYDPFLMQKISDLESTITTLRARRGSLDARKKQSKAETELMRELDHKLSVLEKQRFAWTERISTSDLASCAVIVPGEIRPGVDISIGQAFLPIADPVSNVRLTLRDAQIEMTSPAEPKK; this comes from the coding sequence ATGAGTTTTGTTTTGAAGCATCACTTTGATCCGGACTTCAATCATCTGGACATAAAGGCCAAGGCCCGGGGCAACGAACGGGTGGACCACCTGAACCGCGACTACGTCCACAACGTGGTGGCCGGACAGGTTCTGGCCGAACTGGTTCAGGCGACCGATCAGGATGTTACCCAGCACGATTCCCGATTCATTCTGGATCAGCCGATTTTCCCCGTCGGCACGAACACCGAGGTCGATCCTCAAAACCCCAAACTTCTGCTGGCCACGGCCAACGGATACGTCTATTACGACCCCGACGGTCGGATCTCCGTCAAAACCCTGCTCAACGTCCGCCGGGACGTGGACTACGCCACGGGCAACATCTCCTTTGTCGGCGACGTCGTGATTCACGGGTCGGTACGCTCCGGGTTCAAGGTCAAGGGTCGAAACATCCTGGTCAAAGGCCCGGTGGAGGCCGCGGTCCTGGAGGCATCCCAATCCATCCAGGTGGAAGCCGGGATCAAGGGAGACCACCGGGCCGAATTGAAGGCCAAAAATAGCATCAAGGTCAAATTTTGCGAAAACGCCCTGCTCAGTGCCGGCAAGAACCTCCTGGTGGAAGGGGCCTGCCTGCACTGCAAGTTGCTGGTGGGCAACGCCCTGGCGGTGGGGGACAGACTGATCGGTGGTGAAGCCGTCTGTCGGAGACTGGTCCGGGTCGGCGCACAGCTGGGCGGCGGCCTGAGCACCGTCACCACCGTCACCCTGGGCTATGATCCTTTTTTGATGCAGAAAATTTCCGACTTGGAAAGCACGATAACGACATTGAGAGCCCGCCGGGGGTCCCTGGACGCTCGAAAGAAGCAAAGCAAAGCGGAAACGGAGTTGATGCGGGAGTTGGATCACAAACTGTCGGTCCTGGAAAAACAGCGCTTCGCCTGGACCGAACGGATATCCACCTCGGATCTGGCTTCTTGCGCGGTGATCGTGCCCGGAGAAATCCGGCCGGGAGTGGACATCAGCATCGGCCAGGCCTTTTTGCCCATCGCCGATCCCGTTTCCAACGTCAGGCTGACGCTGCGCGACGCGCAGATCGAAATGACATCCCCGGCGGAACCCAAAAAGTAA
- a CDS encoding motility protein A, with the protein MDIGTLLGLISGVIFVFIAIMLGGDFMGFVNAPSALIVIGGTVSVTFIMFPMGVVLGSFKVALKAFFSRSPNPKLVIDEVVALANLARKESLIALERATISDKFLKKGVMLVADGTEERLVRTILETELSFTQQRHRQGQGVFRGMGAMAPAFGMIGTLIGLVNMLQVLDDPTAIGPGMALALLTTLYGALLANLAFIPISKKLEERSLEEVTIMEMTMEGVMSILRGENPRLIQEKLESFVPPALRQ; encoded by the coding sequence ATGGACATCGGAACTCTGCTCGGCTTGATCAGCGGCGTCATCTTCGTCTTCATCGCCATCATGCTCGGCGGCGACTTCATGGGCTTCGTCAACGCCCCATCGGCGCTGATCGTAATCGGCGGCACCGTTTCCGTGACCTTCATCATGTTCCCCATGGGCGTGGTTCTGGGATCTTTCAAGGTTGCGCTGAAGGCCTTTTTCTCCAGAAGTCCCAACCCCAAGCTCGTCATCGACGAGGTGGTGGCCCTGGCCAACCTGGCCCGCAAGGAAAGCCTGATCGCCCTGGAACGAGCCACGATCTCGGACAAGTTTCTGAAAAAAGGCGTGATGCTGGTCGCCGACGGTACCGAGGAACGGCTGGTCCGGACCATCCTGGAAACCGAGCTCAGCTTCACCCAACAACGCCACCGCCAAGGGCAAGGAGTGTTCAGGGGCATGGGGGCCATGGCTCCGGCCTTCGGGATGATCGGCACTCTGATCGGCTTGGTGAACATGCTCCAGGTCCTGGACGACCCCACGGCCATCGGCCCGGGCATGGCCCTGGCCCTGCTGACCACTCTTTACGGCGCCCTGTTGGCCAATCTGGCCTTCATTCCCATTTCCAAAAAGCTGGAGGAGCGCTCCCTGGAGGAAGTCACGATCATGGAAATGACCATGGAAGGGGTCATGTCCATTCTGCGCGGAGAAAACCCGCGACTGATCCAGGAAAAGCTGGAGTCCTTCGTGCCCCCGGCCCTGCGCCAATAA
- a CDS encoding CgeB family protein has protein sequence MTDARQSTLPTPPPASGRDTSVGTTAYRAEAVPNSPEVSFASPPEDVLIVFESGRKWRLWGRDGGRREEELVKKALNDSARGLPVLLGCGLGVALRELLRTASGPVAVVDKEAAIQSVTGSRDLADNPRVLWVDSSTPEEALDALTRWQMDHGGLPLHPLLMPLYARLDPEHYKVVQAHLEASSRFDIWARAAYAKCRAWPPRVLLLTSQYFLLGEVIGAFQRMDVPHRLLEFTPREFGRTEFVQDLLTAILEFKPDLVLTINHLGVDREGVLMELLEKCRLPLASWFVDNPHLVLYVYTKLVNPWTTIFTWDADNVDSLRAMGFEHVHYLPLGTDIHRFRPPSGSTNRPESCPDSWRARVSFVGNSMLAKVAARLKAGRFPRPMLLAYREVARSFGDSADDSVREHLRIAFPEVFQCFEALPSVEERLAFETAVTWEATRLYRNRCVQRILPFKPLIAGDKYWKTALRGRPEAWRWHPELSYYSDLPRFYPCSEINFNCTSMQMKGAVNQRVFDVPACGQFLITDQRRQMDELFEPGREVVAYANPEEIPDLVDFYLRHPLAREKIARAARERVLREHTYDLRMTSLLKTMLAVYG, from the coding sequence ATGACCGACGCCCGTCAATCCACGCTCCCGACCCCACCGCCCGCTTCCGGACGCGACACTTCCGTCGGCACTACCGCCTACCGAGCCGAGGCCGTGCCCAACAGCCCCGAAGTCTCCTTTGCTTCCCCTCCGGAAGACGTCCTGATTGTTTTTGAATCTGGTCGAAAGTGGCGGCTCTGGGGCCGCGATGGCGGGCGGCGCGAGGAGGAGTTGGTCAAGAAAGCGCTGAACGACTCAGCCCGCGGATTGCCCGTACTGTTGGGTTGCGGTTTGGGTGTCGCGCTGCGGGAGCTGTTGCGAACCGCTTCCGGTCCCGTGGCCGTGGTGGATAAGGAGGCGGCAATCCAGTCCGTGACCGGCTCCCGTGACCTGGCCGACAATCCGCGAGTGCTCTGGGTGGACTCCTCAACTCCGGAAGAAGCCCTGGACGCCTTGACCCGCTGGCAGATGGACCATGGCGGTTTGCCGTTGCATCCGTTGCTCATGCCCCTGTACGCCCGCCTGGACCCGGAACATTACAAGGTCGTCCAGGCTCACTTGGAAGCCAGCTCCCGCTTCGACATCTGGGCCCGTGCCGCATATGCCAAGTGCCGCGCCTGGCCGCCCCGAGTTTTGCTGCTGACCAGCCAGTATTTCCTGCTGGGCGAGGTGATCGGGGCCTTCCAGCGCATGGACGTGCCCCACCGGCTACTGGAGTTCACACCTCGGGAATTCGGGCGAACCGAATTCGTCCAGGATCTGCTCACCGCGATTCTGGAGTTCAAGCCGGACCTGGTCCTGACCATCAACCATCTGGGGGTGGACCGGGAAGGCGTGCTCATGGAACTGCTGGAAAAATGCCGCCTGCCCCTGGCCTCCTGGTTCGTGGACAACCCGCACCTGGTACTCTACGTCTACACCAAACTGGTCAACCCTTGGACCACGATCTTCACTTGGGACGCGGACAACGTGGACTCATTGCGGGCCATGGGCTTCGAGCATGTCCATTACCTGCCTCTGGGCACGGACATCCACCGATTTCGTCCGCCATCCGGCTCCACGAACCGCCCCGAGTCCTGTCCCGATTCCTGGCGGGCCCGGGTTTCCTTCGTGGGCAACTCCATGCTGGCCAAGGTGGCGGCCCGGCTCAAGGCCGGACGCTTTCCCCGGCCCATGCTCCTGGCCTACCGCGAGGTGGCCCGCTCCTTCGGGGATTCAGCTGACGACAGCGTCCGGGAGCACCTGCGGATCGCCTTCCCAGAGGTTTTCCAATGCTTCGAGGCCCTGCCATCAGTGGAAGAACGGCTGGCCTTCGAAACCGCCGTGACCTGGGAGGCCACCCGCCTGTACCGCAACCGTTGCGTCCAGCGCATCCTGCCTTTTAAGCCGCTCATCGCCGGGGACAAGTACTGGAAGACCGCCCTGCGCGGCCGACCTGAAGCGTGGCGCTGGCACCCGGAACTGAGCTACTACTCGGATCTGCCCAGGTTCTACCCCTGCTCCGAAATCAACTTCAACTGCACCAGCATGCAGATGAAGGGCGCGGTGAATCAACGGGTCTTCGATGTTCCGGCCTGCGGTCAGTTTCTGATCACGGACCAGCGCCGCCAGATGGACGAGCTGTTCGAGCCCGGCCGGGAGGTCGTGGCCTATGCAAATCCCGAGGAAATCCCGGACTTGGTCGATTTCTATCTGCGTCATCCCCTGGCCCGCGAGAAAATCGCCCGGGCCGCCCGAGAACGAGTCCTCCGGGAGCATACCTACGACCTGCGGATGACCTCCCTGCTCAAAACCATGCTCGCGGTTTACGGATAA
- a CDS encoding OmpA/MotB family protein, which produces MPRNNAPPQEEEGAPLWMVTFADLMSLLLTFFILVLSFANMDIVRFREMLGSIQTAFGVQVQRREADYVAFSPSEFERKDLELSRQNEEVLSMVVQLRTIMQDDEALQKSSGVEADDEGLVLRVDSESMFDVGSAELKPEAVPALEAAIKILRDYNMNLVIRGHTDNTPVRTAQFPSNWELSSARATAALRYILEHGGFSPTRMRAVGYADSQPLVPNNSEDNRRRNRRVEFYYHSPDAQSW; this is translated from the coding sequence ATGCCCAGAAACAACGCACCGCCCCAGGAAGAAGAAGGCGCCCCTTTGTGGATGGTCACCTTCGCCGACTTGATGTCGTTGTTGCTGACCTTCTTCATCCTGGTGCTTTCCTTTGCGAACATGGACATCGTCCGCTTCCGGGAGATGCTCGGCTCCATCCAGACCGCCTTCGGGGTCCAGGTCCAACGCCGGGAGGCGGACTACGTAGCCTTTTCCCCCTCGGAGTTCGAGCGCAAGGATCTGGAACTCAGCCGGCAAAACGAGGAAGTCCTGAGCATGGTCGTCCAATTGCGGACCATCATGCAGGACGACGAGGCCCTGCAAAAAAGTTCCGGCGTGGAGGCGGACGACGAGGGGCTGGTTTTGCGGGTGGACAGCGAGTCCATGTTCGACGTGGGCTCCGCCGAGCTCAAGCCCGAAGCCGTTCCGGCCCTGGAAGCGGCCATCAAAATTTTGCGCGACTACAACATGAACCTGGTCATCCGCGGCCACACCGACAATACGCCCGTCAGAACAGCGCAGTTTCCCTCCAACTGGGAACTCTCCTCGGCCCGGGCCACCGCGGCCCTGCGCTACATTCTGGAGCACGGCGGCTTTTCTCCCACCAGAATGCGGGCCGTGGGCTACGCGGACAGCCAACCTCTGGTCCCCAACAATTCGGAAGACAACCGGCGGAGAAATCGACGGGTCGAGTTCTACTACCACTCCCCGGACGCTCAATCCTGGTGA